In Thermothelomyces thermophilus ATCC 42464 chromosome 2, complete sequence, a single window of DNA contains:
- a CDS encoding carbohydrate-binding module family 18 protein (CAZy_ID 270106), whose product MTVYNHIISKDGSCGLNVTEVPITCVGSAFGECCGSDGQCGSTEAYCGIGNCQFGDCDEAGYTFDGRCGAQFYGLECGGAWGNCCSNKGV is encoded by the coding sequence ATGACAGTTTACAACCATATCATCTCAAAGGATGGCTCTTGTGGGCTGAATGTGACGGAAGTCCCCATCACCTGCGTCGGATCAGCATTTGGAGAGTGCTGCGGTTCCGATGGGCAGTGTGGATCAACAGAAGCCTATTGCGGCATAGGCAACTGTCAGTTTGGTGATTGCGACGAGGCAGGCTATACGTTCGATGGACGTTGTGGTGCCCAGTTTTACGGCTTGGAGTGCGGTGGGGCATGGGGAAACTGCTGCTCCAACAAGGGCGTGTAA